The proteins below come from a single Streptomyces tubercidicus genomic window:
- a CDS encoding SWF or SNF family helicase: MYVDEGASDSAADSAAVERTFEALPAARGQAFARSWWGQAWLKALEDSALDGAQVKLGRRHARAGAVGAVSVRPGRITAVVQDRDHTRHRSDVLLQQLSAADWDRFLDLVADRAGHIAALLDRDMPPVLVEDAAAAGIELLPGIGDLEPECDCAAWDHCAHSTALCYQLARLLDQDPFILLLMRGRGERELLDELQARSASRAAGATGADAAAEPDAAGVPAAEAYAARDILPPLPAAPPPVAAPGAPPVLGGGTPPAPGVDVAALEFLIGDAAARAQGLLADALSARHPESPPPPVLTPAQDAVRLAAAAPGAAISARLAAGSGRDARSLAVAVRAWELGGAAGLAVLEEDWTPEPEALARATGRLAAAWEDDGARPRLRVTRNRWTVVGGAAQLRYGRDGRWWPYRREGGRWVPAGPGTDDPAGALAELTAEGWSAEG, from the coding sequence ATGTACGTGGACGAAGGCGCATCCGATTCCGCTGCCGATTCCGCCGCCGTTGAGCGGACGTTCGAGGCGCTGCCCGCGGCCCGTGGGCAGGCTTTTGCCCGGAGCTGGTGGGGGCAGGCGTGGCTGAAGGCGCTGGAGGACTCCGCGCTGGACGGTGCGCAGGTGAAGCTGGGGCGGCGGCATGCGCGGGCCGGTGCGGTGGGCGCGGTGTCGGTGCGTCCCGGCCGTATCACCGCGGTGGTTCAGGACCGTGACCATACGCGGCACCGGTCCGATGTCCTGCTCCAGCAGTTGAGCGCGGCGGACTGGGACCGCTTCCTGGACCTGGTCGCGGACCGGGCCGGGCATATCGCGGCGCTGCTGGACCGGGACATGCCGCCGGTGCTCGTCGAGGACGCCGCCGCGGCCGGGATCGAACTCCTGCCGGGCATCGGTGACCTGGAGCCGGAGTGCGACTGTGCGGCGTGGGACCACTGCGCGCATTCGACCGCGCTGTGCTACCAGTTGGCGCGGCTGCTGGACCAGGATCCGTTCATCCTGCTGCTGATGCGCGGCCGGGGTGAGCGGGAGCTGCTGGACGAGTTGCAGGCGCGCAGTGCGTCACGGGCGGCGGGGGCGACGGGCGCGGACGCGGCGGCGGAGCCGGACGCCGCGGGGGTGCCGGCGGCCGAGGCGTATGCGGCGCGTGACATTCTGCCGCCGCTGCCCGCGGCGCCGCCGCCGGTCGCCGCACCTGGCGCCCCGCCGGTGCTCGGGGGCGGCACCCCGCCCGCGCCCGGGGTGGACGTGGCCGCGCTGGAGTTTCTGATCGGGGACGCGGCGGCGCGCGCCCAGGGGCTGCTGGCGGACGCACTGTCCGCCCGGCATCCGGAGAGTCCGCCGCCGCCCGTACTGACGCCCGCCCAGGATGCGGTGCGGCTGGCGGCGGCCGCTCCGGGGGCGGCGATATCGGCGCGGCTGGCGGCCGGTTCGGGGCGCGATGCGCGGAGTCTGGCCGTGGCCGTACGGGCCTGGGAGCTGGGCGGCGCGGCGGGGCTCGCGGTTCTGGAGGAGGACTGGACGCCGGAGCCCGAGGCGCTGGCGCGGGCCACCGGACGGCTGGCGGCCGCGTGGGAGGACGACGGGGCCCGGCCGCGGCTGCGGGTCACCCGTAACCGCTGGACGGTGGTGGGCGGGGCGGCCCAGTTGCGCTACGGGCGGGACGGGCGTTGGTGGCCGTACCGCCGGGAGGGCGGGCGGTGGGTGCCCGCGGGGCCGGGCACGGACGATCCGGCGGGCGCGTTGGCGGAGTTGACGGCGGAGGGGTGGTCGGCGGAGGGGTGA
- a CDS encoding glycoside hydrolase family 2 TIM barrel-domain containing protein, translated as MDSAPHSLPYYEDRSPGSGALPPRAWYARSDAARISLDGTWRFRLSPCATTEDEAFARPDFDDTEWEELRVPGHWPLQGRFATEGSYGGGDRPQLGGAPAYTNTAYPFPVDPPRVPDENPTGDHRRRFDLPEEWGEGPAVLHFGGVESCARVWLNGVELGHFKGSRLPHEFEAGHLLRPRGNVLAVRVHQWSSGSYLEDQDQWWLPGIFRNVSLHRRPEGSVADHFVHAGFDHVTGHGTLRVECEPAGRVTVPALGLDLATGERATVPVRPWTAEEPHLYDGELVTPGERIPLRIGFRTVRVEEGLLKVNGRRILLRGVNRHEFHPCSGRTLGPETMRRDLLLMKQHNINAVRTSHYPPHPAFLDLCDELGLWVIDECDLETHGFGRQGWRDNPVDDPRWEPALLDRARRMVERDKNHPGIVLWSLGNECGTGRGLSAMAAWMRERDPSRPLHYEGDPSCADTDVYSRMYADHAEVERIGRRAEAPLSDPELDARRRALPFLLCEYAHAMGNGPGGLSEYQRLFERHERCQGGFVWEWIDHGLRQRTADGAVFHAYGGDFGEELHDGNFVCDGLVLPDRVPSPGLLEFKKVIEPVRIEAVSGGAAQAVRITNLHDFAGLGHLEFRYAHEVDGGPRGHGWLDVPPLAPGESAVLELPTPPDEPDDDGEAIWTVQAVLDKDTAWAPAGHEVAWGQLPAAPRPAATPPAATATPRRGEGNVIVLGPGTFDAATGTLGYLDGVRLGGPRLDVWRAPTDNDEAAPWQPGPRPATEWRRLGLHRMRHRVDAVETGPDALVVRTRVAPAGTSSALRTVYHWTAQPGLLRLELSVDPEGDWPVPLPRLGVRMRLCGSLGLATWFGGGPGEGYPDTRAAARISRWSMPVDALQTPYVRPQENGARPGVRWAELTRTDGSGLRIEGDPDFFFAARRWPAEELTAARHTTDLRPGEDLWVHLDHAQHGIGSQSCGPGVLPQHRLAAAPARFSFVFSSLG; from the coding sequence ATGGACAGCGCACCGCACTCCCTTCCGTACTACGAGGACCGCTCGCCGGGAAGCGGGGCCCTGCCGCCCCGCGCCTGGTATGCGCGCTCGGATGCCGCCCGGATCTCACTGGACGGCACCTGGCGATTCCGGCTCTCGCCATGCGCCACCACGGAGGACGAGGCGTTCGCCCGGCCGGACTTCGACGACACGGAGTGGGAGGAGCTGCGGGTACCGGGCCACTGGCCGCTCCAGGGGCGCTTCGCCACCGAGGGCTCCTACGGGGGCGGTGACCGGCCGCAGCTCGGCGGGGCGCCTGCCTACACCAACACCGCGTACCCCTTCCCGGTCGATCCGCCGCGGGTGCCGGACGAGAACCCGACGGGCGATCACCGGCGCCGCTTCGATCTGCCCGAGGAGTGGGGCGAGGGGCCCGCGGTGCTGCACTTCGGCGGGGTGGAGTCCTGTGCCCGGGTCTGGCTCAACGGGGTGGAGCTGGGCCATTTCAAGGGCAGTCGGCTGCCGCACGAGTTCGAGGCCGGGCATCTGCTGCGGCCGCGCGGCAATGTGCTGGCGGTGCGGGTCCACCAGTGGTCGTCGGGCAGCTATCTGGAGGACCAGGACCAGTGGTGGCTCCCCGGCATCTTCCGGAACGTCTCGCTCCACCGCCGCCCCGAGGGCTCGGTCGCCGACCACTTCGTGCACGCCGGGTTCGATCACGTCACGGGCCACGGCACCCTGCGGGTGGAGTGCGAACCGGCCGGCCGGGTGACCGTCCCCGCGCTCGGCCTCGATCTGGCAACCGGGGAGCGCGCCACGGTGCCGGTGCGTCCCTGGACGGCCGAGGAACCACACCTCTACGACGGCGAGCTGGTCACCCCCGGCGAGCGGATCCCGCTGCGGATCGGCTTCCGTACGGTCCGCGTCGAGGAAGGGCTGCTGAAGGTCAACGGACGGCGGATCCTGCTGCGCGGCGTCAACCGCCATGAGTTCCATCCGTGCTCCGGGCGCACCCTCGGCCCCGAGACGATGCGCCGTGATCTGCTGCTGATGAAGCAGCACAACATCAACGCGGTGCGCACCAGCCACTATCCGCCGCACCCCGCCTTCCTCGATCTGTGCGATGAGTTGGGCCTGTGGGTGATCGACGAGTGCGATCTGGAGACGCACGGTTTTGGCCGGCAGGGCTGGCGGGACAATCCGGTCGATGATCCGCGCTGGGAGCCGGCGCTGCTCGACCGGGCCCGGCGGATGGTCGAGCGGGACAAGAACCACCCCGGCATCGTGCTGTGGTCGCTGGGCAACGAGTGCGGCACGGGGCGCGGGCTGTCCGCGATGGCCGCCTGGATGCGCGAGCGCGACCCGTCCCGCCCGTTGCACTACGAGGGCGACCCCAGCTGCGCCGACACGGATGTCTACTCCCGGATGTACGCCGACCACGCCGAGGTGGAGCGCATCGGGCGGCGCGCGGAGGCGCCGCTGTCCGATCCGGAGCTGGACGCCCGGCGGCGTGCGCTCCCGTTCCTGCTGTGCGAGTACGCGCATGCCATGGGCAATGGTCCCGGCGGACTCAGTGAGTACCAGCGGCTGTTCGAGCGCCATGAGCGCTGTCAGGGCGGTTTCGTCTGGGAGTGGATCGACCACGGGCTGCGGCAGCGGACGGCCGACGGTGCGGTGTTCCACGCGTACGGCGGCGACTTCGGCGAGGAGCTGCACGACGGGAATTTCGTCTGCGACGGGCTGGTTCTGCCCGACCGGGTGCCCTCCCCCGGCCTGCTGGAGTTCAAGAAGGTCATCGAGCCGGTGCGGATCGAGGCCGTGAGCGGGGGCGCGGCGCAGGCGGTCCGGATCACCAATCTCCACGACTTCGCCGGCCTCGGCCACCTGGAATTCCGTTATGCCCATGAGGTGGACGGCGGGCCGCGCGGTCATGGGTGGCTGGACGTCCCGCCGTTGGCGCCCGGCGAATCGGCCGTGCTGGAGTTGCCGACGCCGCCCGACGAGCCGGATGACGACGGGGAGGCGATCTGGACGGTCCAGGCCGTACTGGACAAGGACACCGCATGGGCGCCCGCGGGGCACGAGGTCGCCTGGGGCCAGCTGCCGGCGGCGCCGCGGCCCGCCGCCACTCCCCCGGCGGCCACCGCCACCCCGCGCCGCGGCGAGGGCAATGTGATCGTCCTCGGTCCGGGGACCTTCGACGCCGCCACGGGAACGCTCGGCTATCTGGACGGCGTACGCCTCGGCGGGCCCCGGCTGGACGTGTGGCGGGCGCCGACCGACAACGACGAGGCCGCGCCCTGGCAGCCGGGGCCCCGGCCGGCCACCGAGTGGCGGCGGCTCGGCCTGCACCGGATGCGGCACCGCGTCGATGCCGTCGAGACCGGCCCGGACGCCTTGGTGGTGCGCACCCGGGTCGCCCCGGCCGGTACCTCGTCGGCGCTGCGCACGGTCTACCACTGGACGGCACAACCCGGCCTGCTGCGACTGGAGTTGAGCGTCGATCCGGAAGGTGACTGGCCGGTTCCGCTGCCCCGGCTGGGTGTGCGGATGCGGCTGTGCGGCAGCCTGGGGCTCGCCACCTGGTTCGGCGGCGGGCCGGGCGAGGGCTATCCGGACACCCGGGCCGCCGCCCGGATCAGCCGCTGGTCGATGCCGGTGGACGCGCTCCAGACGCCGTACGTCCGGCCGCAGGAGAACGGTGCGCGGCCCGGCGTGCGCTGGGCGGAGCTGACCCGTACGGACGGCTCGGGCCTGCGGATCGAGGGCGACCCGGACTTCTTCTTCGCCGCCCGCCGGTGGCCGGCCGAGGAGCTGACCGCGGCCCGCCACACCACGGATCTGCGGCCCGGCGAGGATCTGTGGGTCCATCTCGACCATGCGCAGCACGGCATCGGCAGCCAGTCCTGCGGGCCGGGGGTGCTGCCGCAGCACCGGCTGGCGGCGGCCCCGGCGCGCTTCTCGTTCGTGTTCTCGTCGCTGGGTTGA
- the mmuM gene encoding homocysteine S-methyltransferase: MVSTSRPLADALAAGPVVLDGGLSNQLEAAGHDLGDALWSARLLAEEPEAVVQAHRAYYEAGAQVAITASYQATFEGFARYGIGAERAAELLTRSVELAREAARRAVSGGVDGPLYVAASAGPYGAMLADGSEYRGRYGLSVDELVRFHRPRLEVLAAARPDVLALETVPDAEEARALVRAVRGLGVPAYLSYSVAGDRTRAGQPLAEAFAVAAEADEVIAVGVNCCAPDDADRAVRTAARVTGKPVVVYPNSGERWDAAARAWCGAPEFGADRVATWAADGARLIGGCCRVGPDTITELAAGLGRAGPDPLVRP, from the coding sequence ATGGTCAGCACGTCCCGGCCGCTCGCCGACGCCCTCGCCGCGGGGCCGGTCGTCCTCGACGGAGGGCTGTCGAACCAGCTGGAGGCCGCCGGGCACGACCTGGGCGACGCGCTCTGGTCGGCGCGGCTGCTGGCCGAGGAGCCGGAGGCCGTGGTGCAGGCGCATCGGGCGTACTACGAGGCCGGGGCGCAGGTCGCGATCACCGCCAGCTATCAGGCGACGTTCGAGGGGTTCGCGCGGTACGGCATCGGTGCGGAGCGGGCCGCGGAGCTGCTCACCCGGAGCGTGGAGCTGGCCCGTGAGGCGGCCCGGCGGGCGGTGTCCGGCGGGGTCGACGGGCCGCTGTATGTGGCCGCCTCGGCGGGCCCGTATGGCGCGATGCTGGCCGACGGCTCCGAATACCGCGGGCGCTATGGCCTTTCGGTGGACGAGCTGGTGCGGTTCCACCGGCCGCGGCTGGAGGTGCTGGCCGCGGCGCGGCCCGATGTGCTGGCGCTGGAGACGGTGCCGGATGCCGAGGAGGCTCGTGCGCTGGTGCGGGCGGTGCGCGGGCTGGGCGTCCCGGCCTATCTGTCGTACAGCGTCGCCGGGGACCGTACCCGGGCCGGGCAGCCGCTGGCGGAGGCGTTCGCGGTCGCCGCGGAGGCCGATGAGGTGATCGCGGTGGGGGTGAACTGCTGCGCGCCGGACGATGCGGACCGGGCGGTACGCACGGCGGCGCGGGTCACCGGCAAGCCGGTGGTGGTCTACCCCAACAGCGGCGAGCGCTGGGACGCGGCGGCGCGGGCATGGTGCGGCGCCCCGGAGTTCGGCGCGGACCGGGTCGCCACCTGGGCCGCGGACGGCGCCCGGCTCATCGGGGGCTGCTGCCGGGTGGGCCCGGACACCATCACGGAGCTGGCGGCGGGGCTGGGGCGGGCCGGGCCTGATCCACTGGTCCGGCCCTGA